The following nucleotide sequence is from Phycisphaera sp..
AAGGGGAGCGGGATGCCGGGCAATTCGGTCATTGGCTCCTGGAGCGTTTCCTGATCGAGCATGGCTGCGGAGATCAGCGTTGCGGCACCAGCGTCGACGGTGATCGTGCCGGTGAGCGGCAGTGCGAACGGCGTGGGCGGCAAGGCGACGGGGGCGCCCATGGCGTCAACCTCACCGGTCAGCGTGCCGGGGATGGCGATCATGAACGTGAACTCGCCGGGTGCGGTGGCCATCAGTACTCCGTCGGCCAGGTCGGTCTGGGCAAACACCAGTTCGGTCAGGGCCAACTCGCCCAGCGGGAACGTCAACGGAAAACCACCGATGAACGTGGAATCGGGTGCCCGGGTCCGGAAGGTGTCGAACTGGAGGCTGATCTCGGCGGGCAGGGAGAGGGGCGACCCACCCAGCAGATCGATCATCGCACCAGCAATCGACATCGCGTCCGCGTCGGGGTCGAGGCTCAGCGAGAAGGCGCCGCCGCTCACGGCCGAGAGGTCGTCGCCGATCGACAGCCCCGCCGTCGCCGGCACGGGCACGTTCTCGGTTGGCCCGAAGCTGCCGAACAGGCCGGGCTTGGTGCGGGTGCCGTCGGGGTTGGTGTCGGGATCCCAATCGCCGATCAGCGAGCCGTCGGTCTCGACGCCGACGGCGATGGTGCCATCCAGCCCGCTGGCGTCGGTCAGGACGAGGTCGTAGCTCTGGGCGGCCGCGAGAGCGGGAGCGAAGAGACATGCGATGGCGGGAGCGAAACGGTACGTGGGGGTCATGCGAGGCTTCCTGGGTGTGTTTGGGCCCCGACAATGTACCAGCGCTGGGCTCGATTGCGAGGCCCAGACCCAATTGGAAGTGGCCCTGGAACGCGGAAAAAGCGTAACAAGGAGGGCTGGGGAAGGGCCCGGAGGCGGCCCGGGCTTGACCGGGACCCTATGCTGGCCCACACTTGGCACCCAGGTTCGGGCAACAGGTAGGCCCGAGCGGGCGTATGAGACCTTCGTATGGTTTTCCCGGCTGGGCAGATTCGCCCGAGAGTCGGTTTCGGTTTGGTTCCGTACCAGTAACCCTTGGATAGTGCAGAAGGGGGCCCCCGATGGCCGGACGTGGTGGAGGAATGGCGATCTTCGCCGCGGTTTCGAGCATCCTCGTGGTGGTGCTGTTCGTGCTCACCGTGGTGTTCTACTTCCAGGCCGAGGCGGCCAAGCGGGACGTGAACAACATGGAGCAGGCGACCGCCGAGTTCATCGAGCCCGCCGAGCGGTCGCAGGACCAAGTCCGCCAGTTGGTGGCCCAGGCCAGCGCCGAGCGTAAGAGCCTGGTGGGCTATCTGGTTGACAGCCGCCGCGAAATCATGCAACGCGTGACCGGCGTTGGCCAGGATTCGCTCGCCCAGCTCAACACGAAGCTCGACAGCGTTCCCGGTGCCGACGGCGGCGCCCTGCTCCAGGTGGCCCGCGACGCGGTCCGCGAAAAGGAGAACCTCGAAGCGCAACTGGCCCAGGCCAACGCCGCGAGGGCTCGCGCCCAGGAAGACGCCGCCAACGAGACCGCCCGCGTGGCCTCGATCGAGGAGGGCTTCCGCGACACCGTCGCCAGCCTGAGCGCCGAGGTCGCCAACTATCAGGACGAGGTCGAGAGCCTCCGCAGCGAGTACGGCCAGGCCCGCCTGAGCATGGACAGCCGCGTGTCGGACATCCGCGACCGCGCCGACGACCGCGTCTCGATCCTGGGCAACCAGCTTGACCAGGCGCGCACCGACCTGCGAACCGCCGAGGATCAGGTCCGCGAGCTCCGCGGCCAGGGCCGCTCCACCGGCGTGCGTCCCCGTCCCGAGGAATCGCTCGTCGACGGCGTGATCGTGCAGGTCAACGAGAGCGACCGCCAGGTCACCATCAACCGCGGCGCCCAGCACAAGGTGCGGCGGGGCATGACCTTCGCGGTCTACAGCGATGAGGGCGAGATCCGCCCCGACGCGAGCGGCGCCTACCCCCGCGGCAAGGCCAACCTCGAGGTCATCCGTGTGTTCGACGATCGCTCGATCGCCCGGATCAACGGCTCGGTCTCGGGCCGCCCGCTGCTCCAGGGCGACGTCGTCGCCAACGCCGTGTACGACCCCAACAAGGTGTACAAGTTCGTGGTCTACGGCTTCTTTGATGCCGATGGCGATGGCGTGGAGAGCTTCGGCGAGACCCGCGCCATCGAGTCGTCCATCCGCGGCTGGAACGGCACCATCGTCGACACGCTCTCGGGCGATGTTGACTTCCTCGTGCTGGGCACCCGCCCCACGCTCCCGCCCGAGCCGGATATCACGGCCACCGAGCAGATGATCCTCCAGTACCAGGAAGCCCTGACACGCGTGGAACGCTACGACGAGCTGTTCGATAGCGCCGTTGCGGCCGGCGTGCCCGTGCTGAACCAGAACCGGTTCTACACGCTCATCGGTAAGCCCTACGGCGACATCCGCTAACGCCCCTCCAACGGCCCACCCGGGCGCGCTATAACCAGCCGTGCCCGGCAAGAAACACAAGCCCAATCGAGGCCTGCCAACCCCCATCGTGCTCGGTGGGATGGCAGGCGTTCGCATTGGTGTGGGGGCGCTCGCCGCACCAACATGGCCCATCACGCAGTCCTTCGTTCGCGCGGCGGGGTGCTATTACGCCACCCGTTCCAAGAACAGCAAGCGGCTGGAACGGGCCCGCGGGCACCTGCGGGTGGCCTTCCCGGAGGCCGGTCCGGAGCGGGTCGACCAGCTGGCCATCGAGGCATACCAGCACCTGCTCCTGCTCGGGGCCGAGATCGCCCGCAGCCCGCGCACGATGAGCACCGATAGCGTGCTGAGGCACGTGGAGTTCCGCGGCGTCGAGAAGGGGCTCAATGCGATCGTCTCGGGGCGCCCCTGCATCCTGATGACCGGCCACTGCGGCAACTGGGAGGTGCTGGCCACCACCGCCGCCCTGCTCGGCATCCCGATGCACGCGATCTACCGGCCCATGGAGTTCGAGCCGCTGGACAACTGGATCCGCCGCGAGCGCAGCCGCCCGGGCGTGATCATGGTCGACAAGTTCGGGGCCATGCACCAGCTGCCCAAGCTGATGGAGCAGGGGGCGTGCC
It contains:
- a CDS encoding EF-hand domain-containing protein: MTPTYRFAPAIACLFAPALAAAQSYDLVLTDASGLDGTIAVGVETDGSLIGDWDPDTNPDGTRTKPGLFGSFGPTENVPVPATAGLSIGDDLSAVSGGAFSLSLDPDADAMSIAGAMIDLLGGSPLSLPAEISLQFDTFRTRAPDSTFIGGFPLTFPLGELALTELVFAQTDLADGVLMATAPGEFTFMIAIPGTLTGEVDAMGAPVALPPTPFALPLTGTITVDAGAATLISAAMLDQETLQEPMTELPGIPLPLPTILPPGSTANVVLNLTLESIALDVMADLTLVAEGPESGCPADCDGDGSLSLFDFLCFQNLFAAGDPLADCDGDGSLSLFDFLCFQNAFAAGCE
- a CDS encoding lysophospholipid acyltransferase family protein; this encodes MPGKKHKPNRGLPTPIVLGGMAGVRIGVGALAAPTWPITQSFVRAAGCYYATRSKNSKRLERARGHLRVAFPEAGPERVDQLAIEAYQHLLLLGAEIARSPRTMSTDSVLRHVEFRGVEKGLNAIVSGRPCILMTGHCGNWEVLATTAALLGIPMHAIYRPMEFEPLDNWIRRERSRPGVIMVDKFGAMHQLPKLMEQGACPGFVADQNAGDRGVFVPYFGRLASSYKSIGLLALKFNATIICGAAHRVPSPDGDTHYRFAIHDTFGPEEWSQHPDPVFYLTARYRRALETAVREVPEQYLWMYRIWKSRPRHERLDKPFPDKLREHLRLLPWMTEDEAARIEDRSERDRAILREGGMI